A genomic window from Verrucomicrobiia bacterium includes:
- the rpiB gene encoding ribose 5-phosphate isomerase B, whose protein sequence is MKTILFICTGNICRSPMAEGLFRHAVAGRGEYRVLSAGLGAVDGQAPSPHSVTVMKELGIDISQQRSRMLTTQLVQEADYIFGMTHSHVDTVQLLYPQAAEKTFLLREFDDTLDPYEKGISDPIGGPVSVYRMCRDQIEQGIASILQFMEHGHAGTGRAAAGKPVTFALGSDHGGFELKEALKVHLEERGISYVDLGTHSKDSTDYPDYAQAVGQMVTEQRAELGLLVCTTGIGMCITANKMAGIRAALVADRDTAAVTRQHNDSNVLCLAGKTTPVQAAAEIVDAFLGAKFEGGRHQRRVDKMEPRNLPTELKLKHVDPEIAEAIEHERIRQQENIELIASENFTSPAVMEAQGSVLTNKYAEGYPRKRWYGGCENVDLIEQVAIDRAKKLFNAEHANVQPHCGSSTNMAVYFAFLKPGDKMLTMDLSHGGHLTHGNKANFSGKFFEIVHYGVSKEDERIDYNQLAAMAREHKPKMITVGASAYPRIIDFERMGEIAREVGALLLADIAHIAGLVAAGIHPSPVPHADFVTTTTHKTLRGPRGGLILCKEKYAKEVDSMIFPGIQGGPLEHVIAAKAVCFHEALQPGFQTYQQQIVKNAAALAEAMKRNGFRLVSGGTDNHLMLVDVGARGITGKECQIALDEAGITVNKNTIPFETRSPFQASGIRLGTPAVTTRGMQEPEMAAIGDMISEVLLDLQNKEALGKVRDRVRELTAKFPLPY, encoded by the coding sequence ATGAAAACGATTCTCTTCATTTGCACGGGAAACATTTGCCGCAGCCCCATGGCGGAAGGATTGTTCCGCCACGCCGTCGCCGGGCGCGGTGAATATCGCGTGCTGTCGGCAGGTTTGGGCGCGGTGGATGGCCAGGCACCGAGTCCCCATTCCGTGACGGTGATGAAGGAGCTGGGCATCGACATTTCGCAGCAGCGCAGCCGCATGCTCACCACGCAACTGGTGCAGGAGGCGGACTACATTTTCGGGATGACGCACAGTCATGTGGACACCGTGCAATTGCTCTATCCGCAGGCGGCGGAGAAGACCTTTCTGCTGCGGGAATTCGACGACACGCTGGACCCTTACGAGAAGGGCATCAGCGATCCCATTGGCGGTCCGGTTTCGGTTTATCGCATGTGCCGGGACCAGATTGAGCAGGGGATTGCGAGCATTTTGCAGTTCATGGAACACGGACATGCCGGCACTGGTCGCGCCGCCGCCGGCAAGCCGGTGACCTTTGCCCTGGGCAGCGACCACGGTGGCTTTGAACTCAAGGAAGCGCTCAAGGTGCACCTCGAGGAGCGCGGCATCAGCTACGTCGATCTGGGCACACACAGCAAGGATTCGACGGATTATCCCGATTACGCGCAGGCCGTGGGACAGATGGTGACCGAACAGCGTGCGGAACTCGGCCTGCTGGTCTGCACCACCGGCATCGGCATGTGCATCACGGCAAACAAAATGGCCGGCATTCGCGCCGCGCTCGTGGCCGACAGGGACACCGCTGCCGTCACCCGCCAGCACAATGATTCCAACGTGCTGTGTCTGGCCGGCAAAACGACCCCCGTCCAGGCCGCGGCCGAAATCGTGGATGCCTTTCTGGGCGCAAAATTTGAGGGCGGCCGCCATCAGCGCCGCGTGGACAAAATGGAACCCCGCAACCTACCGACTGAATTGAAACTGAAACACGTTGATCCCGAAATTGCCGAGGCCATCGAACACGAGCGCATCCGGCAGCAGGAAAACATCGAACTCATCGCGAGCGAAAACTTCACCAGCCCGGCCGTCATGGAGGCCCAGGGATCGGTGCTCACGAACAAATACGCCGAGGGCTATCCGAGGAAGCGCTGGTATGGCGGCTGCGAAAACGTGGACCTCATCGAGCAGGTGGCCATCGATCGCGCGAAGAAGCTGTTCAACGCCGAGCACGCCAACGTGCAGCCGCATTGCGGCAGCAGCACGAACATGGCGGTGTATTTCGCCTTCCTGAAGCCGGGCGACAAGATGCTGACGATGGATTTGAGCCACGGCGGCCATCTCACGCACGGCAACAAGGCGAACTTCTCCGGCAAGTTCTTTGAGATCGTTCATTACGGCGTGAGCAAGGAGGACGAACGCATCGATTACAACCAACTCGCGGCCATGGCGCGGGAACACAAGCCGAAGATGATCACGGTCGGCGCCAGCGCCTATCCACGCATCATCGATTTCGAGCGCATGGGCGAGATTGCGCGCGAAGTGGGGGCACTGCTGCTGGCGGACATCGCGCACATCGCCGGTCTCGTGGCGGCGGGGATCCACCCCAGCCCGGTGCCGCACGCCGATTTTGTCACCACGACGACGCACAAGACGCTGCGCGGTCCGCGCGGCGGGTTGATCCTTTGCAAGGAGAAGTATGCGAAGGAAGTCGATTCGATGATTTTCCCCGGCATCCAGGGCGGCCCACTGGAACACGTCATTGCGGCCAAGGCCGTGTGCTTTCACGAGGCGCTGCAACCCGGGTTCCAAACCTATCAGCAGCAAATCGTGAAAAACGCCGCCGCCCTGGCCGAGGCCATGAAGCGGAACGGCTTCCGCCTCGTGAGCGGCGGCACGGACAACCATCTGATGCTCGTGGACGTGGGCGCCCGCGGCATCACCGGCAAGGAATGCCAGATCGCGCTCGACGAGGCCGGCATCACCGTGAACAAGAACACGATTCCCTTTGAAACCCGGTCACCGTTCCAGGCCAGCGGCATTCGTCTGGGCACGCCCGCTGTCACCACCCGTGGCATGCAGGAACCGGAAATGGCCGCCATCGGGGACATGATCAGCGAAGTGCTGCTCGACCTCCAAAACAAGGAGGCGCTGGGCAAGGTCCGCGACCGCGTGCGCGAACTGACGGCCAAATTTCCGCTGCCTTATTGA
- a CDS encoding STAS domain-containing protein — protein sequence MNPTTGKLFVWAGEQAACVRIKGRANFAIAVEFRRLLQHLRGAGYERIVLDLSDCDLMDSTFLGSLAFEARRAPAAGAAAPPSPMELWNPKPGVRELIEELGVARLFQFVERNLATADFTAAPATEPATQEELRRNCLEAHELLMAMHPDNVAKFKDVARFLVDDLKRRSASNGGPA from the coding sequence ATGAACCCGACGACCGGCAAACTTTTTGTCTGGGCGGGGGAACAGGCCGCCTGTGTGCGCATCAAGGGCCGGGCGAACTTCGCGATCGCGGTCGAGTTTCGCAGATTGCTCCAGCACCTTCGGGGTGCCGGTTACGAACGCATCGTGCTGGACCTTTCGGACTGCGACCTCATGGACAGCACGTTTCTCGGCTCGCTGGCGTTCGAGGCCCGGCGCGCTCCGGCGGCCGGCGCGGCCGCCCCACCATCGCCAATGGAATTGTGGAATCCCAAGCCCGGAGTGCGTGAATTGATCGAGGAACTCGGCGTCGCCCGGTTGTTTCAATTTGTGGAACGTAATCTTGCCACGGCCGATTTCACCGCAGCGCCCGCCACCGAACCTGCCACTCAGGAGGAGTTGCGGCGCAACTGCCTTGAGGCGCACGAACTGCTGATGGCCATGCACCCGGACAATGTGGCCAAGTTCAAAGACGTGGCCCGGTTTCTGGTCGATGACCTCAAGCGGCGGAGCGCGTCCAACGGCGGCCCGGCGTAG
- a CDS encoding response regulator → MKILIAEDSPLNRQVALKQLEKLGYEADGVADGTEAVEALKRTDYDIILMDCQMPEMNGYEATWRIRENEKEQPAAEAGEPKQKRVYIIAMTANTEADNREKCEQAGMDDYINKPVELPELEAAVHRGLADRAAQRALDEVIDPVVIAGLRQLRMPGRPDPLVELIDLFAQEAPEQIKVLERAVTENDYTSLSRTLSAAASLKGSASNLGARKLAALCDEIEQTAKNWSLAEVLPLVERARGELARVRGALEKIKTG, encoded by the coding sequence GTGAAAATCCTCATTGCCGAAGATTCCCCCCTCAACCGGCAGGTGGCGCTCAAGCAGCTCGAAAAACTCGGCTACGAAGCGGACGGCGTGGCGGACGGCACCGAAGCCGTGGAAGCCCTCAAGCGCACCGATTACGACATCATTCTCATGGACTGCCAGATGCCGGAGATGAACGGTTATGAAGCCACCTGGCGCATCCGCGAGAACGAGAAGGAGCAACCCGCCGCCGAGGCAGGCGAACCGAAGCAAAAGCGCGTTTACATCATCGCCATGACCGCCAACACGGAGGCGGACAATCGGGAAAAATGCGAGCAGGCGGGCATGGACGATTACATCAACAAGCCTGTGGAACTGCCCGAGCTGGAGGCTGCGGTGCACCGGGGACTGGCCGATCGCGCCGCGCAACGAGCGCTGGATGAAGTCATCGATCCGGTCGTCATCGCCGGCCTGCGGCAGCTGCGGATGCCGGGCAGGCCCGACCCGCTGGTGGAACTTATCGACCTGTTCGCGCAGGAGGCCCCGGAACAAATCAAGGTGCTGGAACGGGCCGTGACCGAGAACGATTACACCTCCCTGTCCCGCACGCTGAGTGCGGCGGCCAGCCTCAAGGGCAGTGCAAGCAACCTGGGCGCACGCAAGCTGGCCGCCCTGTGTGATGAAATCGAGCAAACCGCCAAGAACTGGTCGCTGGCCGAAGTGTTGCCGCTGGTGGAACGCGCCCGGGGCGAACTCGCCCGCGTCCGTGGCGCCCTCGAAAAAATCAAAACAGGCTGA